From the Novosphingobium terrae genome, one window contains:
- a CDS encoding CGNR zinc finger domain-containing protein: MFEFSAGSRALCLVDTVGNRGGADIERLATPQDFTSWLRQASLLDSEGRDVLEADLIDARALRDALYRAALAIVNGEKPAPADIGGINVLAQGTPPRPQWVNGEVVHVAEDGVRAAIALLAGDAVGTLADAQIGRVRLCPECRMMFVDKSPAGRRRWCSSASGCGNRAKVREHRARKSQEGSAR; encoded by the coding sequence ATGTTTGAATTTTCCGCTGGCTCTCGTGCACTTTGCCTTGTCGACACCGTGGGAAACCGTGGTGGAGCTGACATCGAGCGCTTGGCGACGCCGCAGGATTTCACGAGCTGGCTGCGCCAAGCATCCTTACTCGATTCCGAAGGCAGAGACGTCCTTGAAGCCGATCTGATCGATGCCCGCGCGCTTCGGGACGCGCTCTATCGGGCCGCTCTCGCGATCGTGAATGGCGAAAAGCCGGCGCCGGCCGATATCGGTGGGATCAATGTTTTGGCGCAGGGAACTCCACCCCGTCCACAATGGGTGAATGGCGAAGTCGTTCACGTCGCCGAAGATGGCGTGCGTGCGGCCATTGCACTGCTCGCCGGTGATGCGGTCGGAACGCTCGCCGACGCGCAGATCGGCCGCGTTCGCCTTTGCCCGGAATGCCGGATGATGTTCGTGGACAAATCACCGGCCGGGAGGCGTCGCTGGTGCTCGTCGGCCAGCGGCTGCGGCAACCGCGCGAAGGTCCGTGAACACCGCGCCAGAAAATCCCAGGAAGGAAGCGCCAGATGA